Proteins from a genomic interval of Salvelinus sp. IW2-2015 linkage group LG14, ASM291031v2, whole genome shotgun sequence:
- the LOC111972662 gene encoding inactive serine protease 35-like translates to MCPIPLCLLLCALPLCVPVWGGHGDDDDDKEYGWSVQSVPLILDRHTVHLRTPTFGGKDEGSDGEGEGMCGIECQSALPPPDQATVESMLGYETVYENGTRTHTDVTLQGLNETTSRTPSHTRRKRQVYGLDGRFVISDSHFTTNYPFSTAVRLSTGCSGVLVSDKHILTAAHCVHDGKDYLQGVRRLKVGVLQVKSKRGRRGGRRRGGRRGGGEEVVGEGEKGNGIDGEEPRQEQRRRGGRQRRRKGEREKQNRVDETGAEGGEGGNMEKERGQGGGRQRRKGSRSSRVQRSTEPKTQPSFHWTRVKQTHIPKGWIHTGDRTNAISHNYDYALLELKQPIKQKHMTLGVVAATKPLPLGRIHFSGFDNEPEGGQKDREGEKVVYRFCSVTEESDDLLYQHCDAQQGASGAGVYIRLRQEVVGSNKGKWQRKVIGVFSGHRWVDGDGGEQRDYNVAVRITPPKYAQICHWIHGDPSMCREA, encoded by the coding sequence ATGTGCCCCATTCCCCTGTGTCTGCTGCTCTGTGCCCTGCCCCTGTGTGTTCCTGTCTGGGGGGGCCAcggtgacgatgatgatgataaagAGTATGGCTGGTCCGTGCAGAGTGTCCCGTTGATTCTGGACAGGCACACAGTGCATCTGCGGACTCCCACATTTGGGGGGAAGGATGAGGGGTcagatggggagggggaggggatgtgtgGGATAGAGTGTCAGAGCGCTCTCCCCCCTCCCGACCAGGCCACGGTGGAGAGCATGCTGGGATACGAGACGGTGTATGAAAacggcacgcgcacacacaccgatGTCACACTGCAGGGCCTGAATGAGACGACTTCACGCACACCCTCACACACTCGCAGGAAACGTCAGGTGTACGGCTTGGACGGGCGCTTTGTCATCTCAGACAGCCACTTTACCACCAACTACCCGTTCTCCACGGCGGTCCGCCTGTCCACAGGCTGCTCCGGGGTCCTGGTGTCTGACAAACACATCTTGACGGCAGCCCACTGTGTCCACGACGGGAAGGACTACCTACAGGGGGTCCGCAGGCTGAAAGTGGGGGTCCTACAGGTCAAATCTAAACGAGGTaggaggggtgggaggaggagaggggggaggagaggaggaggagaggaagtggtaggagaaggggagaaagggaaTGGGATAGACGGAGAAGAACCGAGACAGGAgcagagacggagaggagggaggcagagaaggaggaagggagaaagggagaaacagAACAGGGTTGATGAGACTGGAGCagagggaggtgaaggagggaacatggagaaggagaggggacaaGGAGGGGGTAGGCAGAGAAGGAAAGGTAGCAGAAGCAGCCGTGTACAACGCAGCACCGAACCCAAAACTCAGCCCTCCTTCCACTGGACACGCGTAAAACAAACCCACATCCCCAAAGGTTGGATACACACAGGAGATAGAACCAACGCCATATCCCACAACTACGACTACGCCCTCCTGGAGCTCAAACAGCCAATTAAACAGAAGCACATGACACTGGGTGTAGTGGCCGCTACAAAGCCCCTCCCCTTGGGTCGCATCCACTTCTCAGGGTTCGACAACGAGCCAGAGGGAGGACAaaaggacagagagggggaaaaggtggTCTATCGCTTCTGTTCAGTGACGGAGGAGTCAGAcgacctgttgtatcagcattgtGATGCCCAGCAGGGGGCGTCAGGCGCTGGTGTATACATCCGCCTCAGACAGGAAGTGGTGGGGTCCAATAAGGGGAAGTGGCAGCGGAAGGTTATCGGGGTGTTCTCAGGGCACCGCTGGGTGGACGGAGACGGGGGTGAACAGAGGGACTATAATGTGGCAGTGAGGATCACTCCGCCTAAATACGCTCAGATTTGCCACTGGATCCATGGGGATCCCAGCATGTGTAGGGAGGCCTGA